The DNA region GGGTAACCGATAGCAACCGCCACTTCTGATTGTTTCAAGTCTACGTTCAGGTAAGCTTGTTGCTTCTGCATATATTTCTTTAGTGCATCAATTACTTCGCTGGCTTCTTTTTCACTTAGCTTCACATAGCTTTCCGTAGTTTGGATAGTAACTTTTTTCTCCGGTTGGGAATCTTCCGGTAATTTATCGGGGACGGTTGCGTTTACTGATACTGTTTTCTTGTTCTTGAAAACGAATAAAGAAACTATCACTATTATTATTATAATACCGGCATAAGCCATCCAAGAACGATTAGTTCTTATTTTAAATGAAACCTGATCTATTGAATCTGAGTCCAGAAACTTACGGATCTGGAAAACATACTCTCCGGCAGGCAGGTCAAAATAAGAAACTTTATCTTCGTTGGTCAGCACTGTCCACGTAGAATCTTTGCCTTGAAGCATGTACTCATACTTAATAAGTTCCGGTTTTTCGTATCCTAAAGAGGCGAATCGGAAAGTGATAGTATTTTCATTTGATTTTAAATACAAAGTAGAATCCGGCTTTAATTTATAATCGTCAGCATAGAAGTTACCATTGATCTGTATTTCTGTGATTTGTACGGGTGAGGGGATAAAGTTTGCCCGGGGATTTACCATGAACAACCCTTTCACGCCACATATCCATAACATACCATTTTTATCCTTTAAGATTGGTGGTCCGGCATTGGTATTCAAATCATTTATAGAAGGAAAAAATGTGTAGCGATTCAGGTTCTCATCAATTCGTAATAGTCCATCCCATTGCCCTAACCAATAAAATCCTTGGTCATCTTGTATAAAATTGGGGCAAAGAGGGGAGAGGTGATGAAAATGATTCAATGATTTATCAGCCACTAACAAGCGGTTGTTTAACTGGCAGAAGAAGAGTGTGCCGTCTCTCCCTTCATAAATGTATCGGATAGCTTCTTTACAATAGACCTCTGGCAACATATCCTGGCTACATTTTCCAGTCTGGCTATCAAATACTGCCAAACCTTTATCCGTGCCTACCCAAAAGCGCTTGGCTGAATCTAAATAGATACCATATACGATATTGCCTGGCATACCACTGTTTGATGCATTGTACTCCCGGACTGCTTGAGTTTGTCTGTCATATGAATAAAGACCGTCAGAAGTTGCTAACCATAATTTCCCGTTTTCATCTTCTAAAAACATGAAAATATCATTCGATACGCATGCACGAGTCAGGGGTGTTTCTTTAAAAGTAGCGGTTTGAGGAGTGAAGGCGGACAAACCACCTCCACAGGTTCCAACTAATATATCTCCTTCGTATTCATGAAAGGAAAATATCAGATTGGAGCGTAAATTTCCGGTTTTATCGCCTCGGACATCTATGTATTGTATTTTTC from Bacteroides sp. MSB163 includes:
- a CDS encoding two-component regulator propeller domain-containing protein, yielding MSLGKHILILVILFIGAFNIFASDNNYIIYSIGNEEANCKFEDNRVNCIYKDSDGFIWVGTGTTVERINGKYTSLYTFAEKQVGITPSPFLVNALIENHKHDFWAGTIQGLFRMNHEKRILERVFTEEINFSVQALEKDEENRLYIGTVNGLYIYDGKKLRHIIIDEKNILSDNNRILDIAIYNHNSVWLLTPNGIVICDAKSGSLKQYRCTLSSCGQLKCLVKVDDTLYIGTEKGNIITFNLLHLNFAPYWNEIKVPISNLTYEKDVLGVATSGQGIFLLSLNERKIIYSATYGRETEQDLLSNNISSILLSQGDIWCGTGYYLGMNILRKKNESFKRYDKGIFKTKDIAVRSFLPTREYSFIGTREGFYYVHEATGKIQYIDVRGDKTGNLRSNLIFSFHEYEGDILVGTCGGGLSAFTPQTATFKETPLTRACVSNDIFMFLEDENGKLWLATSDGLYSYDRQTQAVREYNASNSGMPGNIVYGIYLDSAKRFWVGTDKGLAVFDSQTGKCSQDMLPEVYCKEAIRYIYEGRDGTLFFCQLNNRLLVADKSLNHFHHLSPLCPNFIQDDQGFYWLGQWDGLLRIDENLNRYTFFPSINDLNTNAGPPILKDKNGMLWICGVKGLFMVNPRANFIPSPVQITEIQINGNFYADDYKLKPDSTLYLKSNENTITFRFASLGYEKPELIKYEYMLQGKDSTWTVLTNEDKVSYFDLPAGEYVFQIRKFLDSDSIDQVSFKIRTNRSWMAYAGIIIIIVIVSLFVFKNKKTVSVNATVPDKLPEDSQPEKKVTIQTTESYVKLSEKEASEVIDALKKYMQKQQAYLNVDLKQSEVAVAIGYPTYLLSAIFTHYLKMGYYDFVNSYRVEQFKQSVSEGKHKKYTLVTLAEKCGFKSKASFFRAFKKFTGTTPNEYIQQFDKE